The following is a genomic window from Desulfatirhabdium butyrativorans DSM 18734.
GCTGAACAGGCGGTTGCGTCTCTGGGCGGTCAGCTCTTTGACGATACCCAGCTGTTCCAGGTGGCCGAGCGCCTTGTTTACCGTGGCCGGAGTGATGCCGGTCTTCTCCACCAATAAGCCCGAGGTGGCAATGGGGTGCTCCATCAACGCCCGATGAACCTGCAAGGTGGATGCCGCTGCCCGTCCGAGGCCGCTGATCTTGTTGCGGTCCTGGTTCGACAGGTCGAGAAGCTGCTGGGCCGTTTCCACCGCCTGGGTGGCGGTGACGATAACCGCCTCGGCGAAGAAGTCGAGCCAGGCTTCCCAGTCGCCGGTCATATGCACGTTGTTGAGCAACTCGTAGTAATACTGGCGGTGTGTCTTGAAATGGAGGCTGAGGTAGAGTATCGGCTCCCGCAGTACCTTCTGTTCGCACAGGAGCAACGCGATCAACAGACGACCGAGACGGCCGTTACCGTCCAGAAATGGGTGGATCGTCTCGAACTGCACATGGGCCAGCGCTGCCTTGAGCAGCACCGGGGTCGGCTCCGGCTTGTCGTGGAGGAAAAGCTCCAGCTTGCTCATGCACTCCAGTACCTCTTCGGCAGGCGGCGGAACGAAGGCCGCGTTGCCCGGCCGGGTGCCACCGATCCAGTTCTGGCTGCGTCTAAACTCGCCAGGGGTCTGATTGCTGCCCCGGCCCTTGGTCAGCAGCACACCGTGGATCTCACGGAACAGCCGCAGCGACAGCGGCAACCCTTCCTTCAGCAGACGCAGGCCATGGTCGAGGGCCGCAACATAGTTACTGACCTCCCGCACGTCATCCAGAGGCACACCGGGTTCCTGATCCAGCTCAAACAACAGCAGGTCGGAAAGCGACGATTGT
Proteins encoded in this region:
- a CDS encoding Fic family protein — protein: MKRELQGRYVTISTVGEKVQAFVPAPLPPCPPIDWTPELRNKFDQALLALGRLDSVSTLLPDTSLFLYMYVRKEAVLSSMIEGTQSSLSDLLLFELDQEPGVPLDDVREVSNYVAALDHGLRLLKEGLPLSLRLFREIHGVLLTKGRGSNQTPGEFRRSQNWIGGTRPGNAAFVPPPAEEVLECMSKLELFLHDKPEPTPVLLKAALAHVQFETIHPFLDGNGRLGRLLIALLLCEQKVLREPILYLSLHFKTHRQYYYELLNNVHMTGDWEAWLDFFAEAVIVTATQAVETAQQLLDLSNQDRNKISGLGRAAASTLQVHRALMEHPIATSGLLVEKTGITPATVNKALGHLEQLGIVKELTAQRRNRLFSYTGYIEIMSRGTELPDR